The genomic segment CTCAGAGGACTGCTCGGGGAGCTTGGGGGCAGAACAGGTGAGCTGACTGTACCTGGATCTTTCCAGGGCTAGAGCGAAGGCTCTGCAGGATGGAATGGGGGATGGGCCTCTGCTTGTCCAGACTCCCACCCTCCTGGGGCTCACAGGACAGGATACCTTTCTCCAATCTCAGCAGTCATCCTTCTGCCTCAGCACAAGGATCTCCCTCCAACATACTGATCCCAGCCAGCAACGGGGCAGGGGAGGCtgtggaggaaggaggggaacTCAAGGGGAGGGATACACCAAATCTGTTTGAGCCACAAAGAGGGGGGTGGTCCCATGGAGCACTTGTCCCTCAACAGCCCTCCTTGTTCCTCAGCTCTGTGCTGTCCTCTTTCTCTAGCCCAGCTCAGTCCCTTTAACTACAGTGAGGATGGAGCCTCGTGGGAACACCTTTTGCCCCTATCCcaggactgctgctactgctgctaagtcgcctcagtcgtgtccgactctgtgggacccccccatagatggcagcccactaggttcctctgtccctgggattctccaggcaagaatactggagtgggttgccatttcctaggacTAGGCCCCAGAAATCCCTCCTGGGGTTTGGTCCAGAGGAAGAGGTCTGTAGTCTTGTTCACTCCTGTCAGAAGCCTGGGGAGCGGcaggagagggcagaggggcTCCCAGCACTTCAGGTTTGGGAAAAGAGCTCTGGTCTTCTGGAAGGATGGATTCCTAGTCAAATGAAAGATCTGGAAGCCCTAGCACCACCTGACATGTGATGGGGAGTGGGCGCTCAGAAAAGTCTTGTGGCAGCAATAGTGAGGACCAGAGCTGAAGCAGGCAGGAAGGCCATTAGGCTGCAGGAAGGACTTCCATTCTTGGTAGAGGATGCTGGAGCATGAAGGCCCCATCATCCTCTGCTGGGACTGGAGCGCCCTCTGGTGGTCCGATGGTATCAGGCCGACGGAAGCCCTGGGCCTGCCTTCCCCATTCCCTACAGCAACTCTGAATTGCCCTTCCTAGTCCCCACTCCTCAGACTCCGGACAGGGACCTAAATTGGTGCCTGGAGGCTGGCTGCTTCCAGCTTCTGAGGAGTTAGTGGCAAAAGAATTCCTTATGCTACTCTTAAGCCTCCCGGGGCTCTCTTCCTACTGTGTTCAGAGGTCACCCAAGTTGAGGGTAAGAGTGGCATTCATTCTAGAATAGGAAGAGCTCTCTAGCAGACTGAGCTGTCTTGTAACAAACACACACTTGCTGGAGGGGAATGAGCTCCCTGTCTCTGGAAGCAAGAAAGTGCAGTCTGGGCATTGCCCTCATAGAAGACAGCATCCTAGGGGGAGTTCCTTAGTCTCAAGGAGGCAGGATGTTGTCACCAGTCAGGTCTTTTTTCACCTGAGGTTCTAATATTGTGAGTTAGACGGTGCGAGAAGCTCCCCAAATTCTCAATGCACAAAAATAAAGGAGTCAGAGTCCTTGGTGACCATGGTATTTATCACCCTCAGAGAGCCAGGCCCTGGCTCAGGCTTCACAGTAACTGAGTGATGCTGGTCCAGTGAATCAGCAGTCCCTCGAGTGCCTCACTTGCAGGGcgtggggtggtggggtgggggtgtgtgaggCTCTCTCCTCACCATGACCAGTTATAGCCACCTGGCTCCACCATCTCCCCAGCCttccaccacccctcccccaaggcTCCCTATGGAAAGGAGCTCCTGTCTTCTTTCCTGCAGCAGCAGTGATGGGAGCTGATAATGAGGAGCTTCCCCACAGTAGACTGTCATCCTCTTCTAAAAGGAGAGCATCCTTCCAAGGGCTGGAAGCAAGTTAGGCCTGAGTCTCTGTCTCCTCTGATCCCTGGGCTAAATGCTCATGTTCTCCAGGCACCTGGAGGGCAGGGACGGAGGAGCAGGTGAAGGGTCAGCTCTAGAGGACGGAGACCACAGCTGAAGGGTGAACCCCAGAGGAGCaggagcaggggaggagggaaagaggcAGGTTGGACCCGAGGAGGCGAGGCAGGGAAGGGGGCGTTTGAGGGTGAGAGGGCCCTAAGGGCCTGAGGGGTGGGCACATCTCACCTCCCAGTAAATCTGGTCCTCGTAGCACTGGGAGTCTGGCGGGGAGTCCAGGATGGGCAGCCTCAGCAGGAGCCCTGGTGGCAGTAGGGGACAGTGTGTGAGGCTTTTTGCTGCCCCCATAGGGGAGGTTGCTACCCAGTACCACAGGGCACAGTGGAGCTGGGAGTCATGAGGTCAATGGGATGCCTGGCACAGGCAAATCACAGCAGTGTTTATCAAGCGCCACTTCTGCTAGGCCCTGTGCAAAATGCGTGACAAAGCACTGCCTCCCTGAGTAATCACAGCAACCCTGCAAGGTGAATAGGATCCCTGTATTACAGAAAAGGGGACCAAGGTTCAGAGAAGTAACATACTAAAGTGTGCACGGCGGGAACAGATCAAATAGTGTCTGTCATGAGCCACAGCTCATAAGCTTTCTGTGGGCTCCTCTCCAAGAGGGATGCAGGAAGTGTTTCTTGGGTAAATAagtaattaaatgaatgaatgaactcttATTTAAGAATAAGATCTCAAGGAATCTTGAGATCAGGAAGTTGGGGATCTGAGAGCAGGAAGATAGGGATACCGAAGCATACGTTTAATTTTGAAGGCCAGACATCAGGAGGGACTGCCTGGCCTGGTATCAGGGAGCAGGCTGCCTCTGTGGAAGGTTTTTGTGCCCCAGTCTGTTGATGAGCCAGCCAGGCCTCTTCCTTCCCGGCCCCTACCCCAGCCCTAGCCCCAGCCCCAGAGAGATGGTGCCACAGGCCTCAGCCTGAGGCTGGGCTGCCCTCTAGTGGGAAGAGGGAGCAGCGCGCCAAGCCGCAGAGGAGAGGGATTGGTCAGCAGGCTTCCCACCTTCCTTTGCGACCAGAAGGGAGAAAGTACCTGCTTGGTCCTCCTTACCTGGAGGAAGTTACCCCTGAACACCATAACCCCACGCTGCTCCTGGCACGATGTAGGTGTTCAATAGAGTAAACGAATGTCAGGGGAATGGGATCGATCCAATGGCCCTTCCTCCAGagaaccccaccccccaccacccccgccccgcccagccGCCTCCGCCGTCTTCTGCTCTCCCTGGGGCTCCTCCTGCCAACTCCCGACCCCAGCCAAGGTCACTCACCTCCAAGGCCCCCACCCACAGAGGCAAATGTCAGTGTGACAAACAGCCCGAAGAGCTGGTGCATGGCCTGAGACGTGGCACTGCGCTGGCCCTCGGCTATGAGTGGAAACACACTCTCCAGGCTGCAGGGAGAGGATGGTGTGGGGAGACAGATGGAGTACGAAGCCAGAGCTGGTCAGCGCATCAGTGCCCTGCCCCGCTTTCTGCAGCAGCCGAAAGGGCCCTGGGGAGCCTGCCAGGCTGAATCACCTCCAGGCCTTTGCTCCAACTGAGCCCATTGGAGGGGAacaccctcccttccccagtgTGCCAGCAACACCCTCACACCTTTCAAGGCTCAGTTTGAGGGTTACTTTTGCTTCCCATCTCCCCTGAGCCCTGATGTGCAAAAATCTATCCTAAGGGTCAGTGTCTCTCCCTTGACCCTTTAATAATGACACTGTTGAAATCATTTATTCAACGACCTTCTGCTGCACTCGACCGAGGACCAAGAAGGCAGTCCCCAGGCTTGTTCACCCCAGTTTCTTCAGCTTCCAGggtatggatgaatgaatgagagagaaTAGACAGCTTTTTTTTGGTCAGGAGCAGGAGcgggggaggagggaaagaagcAGGTTGGACCAGAGGAGGTGGTTGTGGCCCACAAAAGGAATAGACTGAGGGAGTTAGTTCAGGGGGATAATGATTCCActggattgggggtggggtgagggtggggagaacTCACCCATCTCCATAAGCTTCACGGGTGGCCAGCCCAGCCACAAGGCCACCCAGGAGGGCTCCCAGGACCCCCGGCATCCCATGGAGGTTGTGCACACCACATGTGTCTTGGACTTTGAGTTTGGACTCAAGGATGGGCTGGAGACAGGACACCAATCATGAGTCTCGTGTGTCCCCCTCAACCAGGCCTGCTGGAGAGGAGGAAGGGTGTGAAGACGCCCTGCCCTGCTCAGGGCCCAGGGGCTTATGTACCGTGACGAACTTGTACCCCAGTGTGGAGATGGCCCCAGCCAGGAAGCCAGCCGCCAGAGCCCCAAAGGGTGTCAGCATCATTTCAGCTGATGTCCCCACTACAACCCCTCCGGCCAGCGCTGCGTTCTGCACGTGGACCTAAGGGAGCACAGAAGAGCAAGGCTCTGGAGGCCCTTTCTGATCGTcacagccacccccaccccaagcccgcccaccagtgccacctgctgCTTCTCCACCGTCTAATCCTCGACCTCACACGCAGTCCTAGCCTCACCGCCTGCTCTGGCCCCAACGCCTCCAGTGCATCTGCAGTCCCCGAGCCTCTGCCCTTACCTGTCCCCCTGGAGGATCAACCTTGCAGGGTTTCAGACCTCTCCCTGGTCTCCCGGCCCacccctctgcctctccccacgCCTCTTCCCCATACCATGTCCAGCCGCCCATCCCCCCCAACAAGGGCTGACAAGGCGAAGGTGCTGAGGGTGCTGGCGGTCAAGGAGTAGTATGTGTTGAGAGCGGTCCGATGCTGCCCGTCCCCCAGGGCAGTGGGTGCAGAGTTGAAACTAGGCCAGAAGATCCACAGGAAGATGGTCCCTAAACGGTGGGCAGAAAGGCGGAATGAGAGGAAGTAAGTGACTCCCTCGCAAGGTACAAGTTGTGTAACTGCAGTCAAGTCACCTACTCTCAtcatcctcagtttcctcatctgtaaaatggggatagtgaCGCATACCTCAGGaagtgaggactaaatgagatgatgcatacCAAGTACCTAACCACAGCTTGTTACTttagtgtcagtcgctcagtcatgtccgactctgcgaccacgtggactgtagcccgccaggctcctctgtccaagggattcttcaggcaagagtactagagtggatagctattcctttctccaggagatcttccagccatcaaacacaggtctcctgcattgcagctggattctttaccagctgagccaccagggaaatccaaccaTGGCCtcgttgctgttcagtagctcagttgggtccgactctttgcgaccccatggactgcagcacaccaggcttccctgtccttcaccatctcccgaagcttgctcaaactcatgtccattgagtcgatgatgccatccaactatctcatcctctgtcgtccccttctcttcccaccttcaatctttcccaacatcagggtcttttccaatgagtcagttcttcacatcaggtggccaaagcattgcagcttcagcttcagtccttccaatgaatattcagggttgatttcctttaggattgactagtttggtctccttgttgtccaagggactcgcaagtgTCTTCCATGGCCTAGCTGGTACTAAATGTCTAACAACTGGTACCACTGAAGGGTACTGGCATGAGAGGGTGTTAGTTACTTGATTGAAAaccatggggggtggggaggggttgaGTTTGTTTTAAGtatcagaaaaggaaaggaaaaaaaggcaaagggCACCACATGTCAGGCACGAATCTGGTACTTGATATCCATAACAGGAAAATCATTTGTTTTATAACCTCAACTGCCATCTGGAGAGGGTGGGCCCTGGCCTGAGCACTGATGGGCTGGGCCTGGGCGTCTCGGGCAGGAACTGGGAGCTCCATAGGCCTTGCTGCCCTGTGAGGTTCCCAGGTCAGTCCTGGAGGGAGAGGTGGGGGGcaagggaggagggggctgggggccctgTGGGGCAGGGCCAGCGTGGCAGAGAGGCTTGAGGGACTAAGGTGGGGGcaagggaggagggggctgggggccctgTGGGGAGGGCCAGCCTGGCAGAGAGGCTTGAGGGAGTGTCCCTTAGTTCTGAGTGGTCCTTGGGTTGTGATGTAGCTTCTGCACCTCCATAGTCTGCAGTAAAATctaccacacatacacatgtatgttcTGAGAAGAGTTTTGGGAGGAATCAAGGAAGAGACCCATTTTCCTGTCCAGCAGGAGCTGGGAGGCAGAGGAAATATGAGAATGTAAGCCTCCCAGAAAAGCACAGAAATCTCCGGGAGGCCTCTGGACTTCAAACCAAACTTATCAAAGGGCAAGGAGGCCTCCCCTGACCTAGGGTTCCATGAGCTCTGTTTTACAACACACCCAGATGTGAGCAAGAAACACAAGGCTAGTCTCTTCTTTATGTAAGAATGGGCACTTCAGTAACTACTCAGTACTATCTCCAAAAAGGTAAAATATCAATTTTCTTTCCTGACTCATCAGTGAATGGACAGGAGCAGAGGTGCAGGCTTAGAAGAAGTAGGTGGTGATGAGGTGCTTGCAGGCCAGACCCTACTCCTCCCAGGGGTGACCTGTGACCTCTCCTTCTCTCCTGAGAGTGCTGGGGCTTCCAGGAAATCTCCTGGGAGGAAGTGTCCTCAGGAGGTGGGAGGCAGCACCAAGGGAACAGGCCTAGAGGTTACAGATGGGGAGAAGCTGAGTCTGGCTGGAGACAGAGGGGGAGAAAGAggtagggagtggggaggggaaggggagcaaATTACTGCACGGGTCAGTATGCCTGACTGAGGAGTCCGGTATTTAACTGTGGGTAGGGGGGCCCTGAAGGCCTTTAAACAGAGATAGATACCATCAGACTTGGATTTAGAAAGGCCCCTGGGATggatctcgggcttccctggtgactcagacagtaaagaatccgcctgcaatgcaggagacctgggttcgatccctgggtcaggaagatcccctggaagagggtagggcaacccactctagtattcttgcctgaagaatcccatggacaaaggagcctggcgggctacagtccacaggtcacaaagagttggacaagactgagtgactaacaccttcatGAACATTTTCTGGGATGGAGCCCTGAGACCCATGAGCTCTGAGGTCTAAAAACCTGTCATAAAACTACCAAAAATGATAAGCAAGAGTCCCCAGGCTCTGATGGAAGAGTCCGAGTTGGAAGGGAGTTCCCTGCCAGAACCCCAAGACTTATAGGTGGCACCCCGAGACCAGGCCTGGATATGAACTGGCCCCTCACCCACCACACCTCGGGAGGCCTCACCAATCATGGCAAAGAGGTCCGAATGGTAGACGGAGCCCTGGCGATGCTTGCTCTTCTCCAGTTGGGGCCTATAGAGGACCCGGGAGAGGATCAGCCCGAAGTAAGCACCAAAAGTGTGGACAGTCATGGAGCCTCCTGCGTCCTTCACCTGGGGAGGTGGGGCTGAGGTGGAGGGGCAGCCCCTTGCCCCACTCCTGCCCTATGCCTTCCCTGCTCAGGGCCTGGCCATGCCCACTCCGCACCCCATCCCCATCCAAACTCACCTCCAGGAGGCTAAGCAGGACAAACTCGTTGAGGCCAAACAGCACCACCTCCAGCAGGGCCATGAGCAGCAGCTGAACCGGCCCAGTCTTGCCCAGTACGGCCCCAAAGGAGATAAGCACGGCCCCAGCACAGAAGTCAGCATTGATCATGCTGGGGGGTTCGGATGGAGAGGGTGAGGGGGGCTGGAAACAAGGGCAGCccagggggatggggagggagcaaTGAATGCACCAGGCTAAATTCTTCCCTGGGAGGTGGGACAGGATCACCTCCCTTTTTTGTGGAGATTCTGGGGTTTGGCAAACAAAACCCAGGACAAGTGGAAGAACCAGATTTTGAATCAACAGCGAGCACTGCCCTTTTCCATGATGCTGTCTATCCTCCCAACAGTTCATGAGTAATAAGGGGCCTAAAGGGAGGTGTGGGTCAAGGATGGGAGAAGAAATCAGACAACAAGAACAGGCAGGGTACCTAAAAGAAATTGACTGACGGGTCAAAAACCTAGGTCAGGGAGCAGACTTGAAAGACCAGGCTGGAGCTGGGTCCCTTGGGCAGGGGCCTCCCAGGTAGACCCAGGGGAGCCAGGGAGGCCACTGCTGCCCACCTCTCCATGCCTACAAGGATGTAGCCACCACGGAAGGAGTGGAAGAAGCCCTGGATGAGCGTGGACCACTGCAGGGCAAAGGCGGCCAGGAGGAAGGTGAAGCCCACGCTGCCGAAGCCGTAGCGCTGCAGGAAGACCATAAGGAAGCCGAAAcccacgaagatcatggcatgcacatCCTGGAAGCCTGCGGGGGGGCATTTGGGACTACTCAGGCCACCACCCATGGACCAGTCAGCAATCCTGCTGCACCCCCCAGCTCTCACCAGCCAGAGCCGCCTTGAGGCTAGAGCCAAGCCTATAAAATTCCCCAAGGCATGGCCCGGCCTCCCAGCCTGGCTCACCGGTGCAGAGCTGCCCAGCTTGGAGCAGTGGGACCCCCACCATCCCTGTTGTCCCCAGGTCAGAGCAAGAGAGTAGAGCCTTCTGCTCTCTTCTCTACCCCACTCAACTGCCCAATCCCTGGATCATTACGACCGGGGAAAAGCCCCACTTTTCCTGTGTGGTTTCCTGCAGCAGCCCCTGCCCTCCATGATGGAAATTCTCTTCCCCTGGCCTTTGTGCTGGAAGTTCATCTTGATGTCTAACCTCCATTCCTCATGCTTCAGAATCTATGCCTCTCCACTTTTAgggttttacattttacaaattaattGATAAAATAACTGTTAACTTTGTAGAACTGtataaaataactttaataaCTTTGTTAAGAGGTTATCTCAGGGAAAAAAGgaattgaaggcagggggagggcTGCTGAGCCATATAATTCTGGTGCAAATAACGCCCCCTGGAGATTTGCAATATGGCCACTTATGAAAAAGAAGATTTATGGGAAAGATTTTACCCTACAGTTTgcttctttctatattttggatatcttaattttatagatgaatCACTTGACTTTTTTAAGTGTCAGTGGGGTTTCTGGGGAGGGACACTTGGGgtcttttctgtttgctttccaGTCTGTgtacaaaaatctaaaataataggCAGCCATATTGAAAATGAGATACATACAATTtgctttgtattattttgttCTGTACCCTGCCCACCATCTACTCATAAACAGGGCTAGAAACACAACCTCGGGTGATGTTCGGCCAGTACATCTCGTCCTGTTTCCTTTGTCTTGGGTCTGTGTATCAGTAATGCTGTGCTATCCTCCGCTTTAATTGAGAAACACTAGAGGAACATTTGAGTGCATTATTGCATCTGTTGTAAATAACTTATTGAGAAACAGGGTCGACCAACCATGACCTTAAACTCTCCTTTCATAGCTCCAGGTGGGAAATTTCTCCTGGAACTTAGTCCTAGGAAATGTCATCTCCCCTAAGGAACAAGGAACTGATCTGCTTTCCTTCACTCATGTGTTAGATGTTTACTAAGAAGTCatagaactaaaaataaataaacaaacaaaaaaacctaagcAGTCATGCATCAGACTCTGGGAATGTAGCTATTGCTGGAAGACAGACATCAAAGGAATCAAAGAATCACGTATGTGAGGCTTCCTTTATTCTGATGAGAACATGTAACTGTCCATATTTCCCCTTTTTCTTGGCTGCCTATAGCCCAAAGCTACATGGGAATTTCAACTATATCAGCTATAGGCCTTCACAGTGTTCATTATTTGtgttcttctctgcttttcttatAACTGAAATTCACATGTTTTTGTTGTAAATGAATTCAAGTAGAAAGAGGCagatcacaaaggaaaaaaatcacaatcacCTTTTTTGTTtaaaggtaaagaagcaacaacaagggatttccctgatggtccagtggctaagactctctgctcccaatgcagagggcctgggttcaatccctggttggggaactagatcccacgtgcggCTACTAAAGACCCCGAGGGCCACAtctaagacccagcacggccaaacaAATAAGAACCATCAACAAGCCAAATATGTACTACTGAACTTCAGAATGCAATCAATAACTTTGAGAGAagcaaatttgtgtgtgtgtgctgagtgtgGGCTGATAGGAAAGGAGTTTGCAAGCCCCTGCAGAGGGCTGGGTACACGCAGCCCCCGGGCCAAGGGGGTGAAGGTCCAGTGGCCTCATTAGATGTCCCCACCACTGTGCCCCTTCTCCAGCCCTGCCCACTCCTCAAGTCGCCCAGATCGCTCTTCCCTTTCAGATCTTAAAACCCAACAGAAAAGGAGAGGTGTTGTTTAGATCTCAGTATGCAGCCTTAGCTCTTTCAGCCTCCCCATCTGACTTGCTTTCTCCTTGTGCAAACAGTAAAGGGGAAGCCATGTCTGTTCTTTTGCCCAAGGACAGCAAGACAACAAACGGGGCTGGGTCACAGGGCTCTGTGCCCAAACCGCTCCAGAACTTGTCTTAAATAGCAATAACATTTACATCTCCCACCTGGGGGTTGTTTGGAATCAAAACTCAATCCAGTGGCTTTTCACCTGGAA from the Bos javanicus breed banteng chromosome 3, ARS-OSU_banteng_1.0, whole genome shotgun sequence genome contains:
- the RHBG gene encoding ammonium transporter Rh type B isoform X1, whose amino-acid sequence is MAWSPRHSAGRRLQLPLLCLLLQGATAILFAVFVRYNRETDAALWHWGNHSNADNEFYFRYPSFQDVHAMIFVGFGFLMVFLQRYGFGSVGFTFLLAAFALQWSTLIQGFFHSFRGGYILVGMESMINADFCAGAVLISFGAVLGKTGPVQLLLMALLEVVLFGLNEFVLLSLLEVKDAGGSMTVHTFGAYFGLILSRVLYRPQLEKSKHRQGSVYHSDLFAMIGTIFLWIFWPSFNSAPTALGDGQHRTALNTYYSLTASTLSTFALSALVGGDGRLDMVHVQNAALAGGVVVGTSAEMMLTPFGALAAGFLAGAISTLGYKFVTPILESKLKVQDTCGVHNLHGMPGVLGALLGGLVAGLATREAYGDGLESVFPLIAEGQRSATSQAMHQLFGLFVTLTFASVGGGLGGLLLRLPILDSPPDSQCYEDQIYWEVPGEHEHLAQGSEETETQA
- the RHBG gene encoding ammonium transporter Rh type B isoform X2, whose amino-acid sequence is MIFVGFGFLMVFLQRYGFGSVGFTFLLAAFALQWSTLIQGFFHSFRGGYILVGMESMINADFCAGAVLISFGAVLGKTGPVQLLLMALLEVVLFGLNEFVLLSLLEVKDAGGSMTVHTFGAYFGLILSRVLYRPQLEKSKHRQGSVYHSDLFAMIGTIFLWIFWPSFNSAPTALGDGQHRTALNTYYSLTASTLSTFALSALVGGDGRLDMVHVQNAALAGGVVVGTSAEMMLTPFGALAAGFLAGAISTLGYKFVTPILESKLKVQDTCGVHNLHGMPGVLGALLGGLVAGLATREAYGDGLESVFPLIAEGQRSATSQAMHQLFGLFVTLTFASVGGGLGGLLLRLPILDSPPDSQCYEDQIYWEVPGEHEHLAQGSEETETQA